Proteins from a single region of Lysinibacillus sp. JNUCC-52:
- a CDS encoding cache domain-containing sensor histidine kinase: MKKSNILKTLRMQIALHYLKASALILLLMGIILYYSISSVVLSEATSSTKTAVEKSGMYIDLYIDRLKAVSGLLAENPQLVTYFSSAERDPTIKQNVLSLIQTTMATDRFIQSVVIVSKDGQVLSNEKGLIMSMSSNMMKEQWYVAAVNNGSKPVLTSARMQHFSMDKDNWVISISREIKNAEGQNIGVLLIDIQYKVIEDFLANLDLGKNGFSFIMNDNGEVVYHKDTAYFENHLKQQQLQQIITNQAGYDKEKNTLTHTYMLNNADWTFVGVSSQDGLLMIKRQLLEIFLLVGMILFIIAAFSVALFAGRITIPFQRLEKAMQNIEHGLKEIPIDEKGCFEAQSLAKHFNSMIVQIEKLMQEITEKEKHLRVTEISALHSQINPHFLYNTLDTIVWMAEFNDSEKVIEITKALAQFFRLSLSGGNEMTTVENELHHVRQYLFIQKERYGDKLNYNIVCDQSIRNVRMPKILLQPIVENALYHGIRSIPHNGHIHISAIASGKDVELIVRDNGQGFNVKQLSTDTTEKRTKLGGVGIQNVDQRIKLYYGSNYGITINSSPTIGTTVTIKIPQEIN, translated from the coding sequence ATGAAGAAATCAAATATATTAAAAACTTTACGCATGCAAATTGCCCTTCATTATTTAAAAGCGAGTGCACTTATTTTATTATTAATGGGCATTATTTTGTATTACAGTATTTCTTCTGTCGTGTTAAGTGAAGCAACCTCTAGCACGAAAACGGCCGTTGAAAAGAGCGGTATGTATATTGACCTCTATATCGATCGGCTCAAAGCAGTATCTGGTTTACTCGCTGAAAATCCTCAGCTTGTAACGTATTTTTCAAGTGCAGAGCGAGACCCTACTATTAAACAGAATGTATTGTCCTTGATTCAAACAACGATGGCAACGGATCGATTCATTCAATCGGTAGTTATTGTTAGTAAAGACGGGCAAGTCCTATCCAATGAAAAGGGCCTAATTATGAGTATGTCGAGCAATATGATGAAGGAACAATGGTATGTGGCAGCTGTTAATAATGGCAGTAAGCCTGTACTGACATCTGCACGCATGCAACACTTTTCAATGGATAAAGATAACTGGGTAATCTCAATTAGCCGCGAAATTAAAAATGCTGAAGGTCAAAATATTGGTGTTTTGCTTATCGATATTCAATATAAAGTTATCGAAGACTTTTTAGCTAACTTAGATTTAGGGAAGAATGGTTTTTCTTTTATTATGAATGACAACGGCGAAGTCGTATATCATAAGGATACCGCGTATTTTGAAAATCATTTGAAACAACAACAATTACAGCAAATTATCACCAATCAAGCGGGCTATGATAAAGAAAAAAATACGTTGACGCACACCTATATGCTGAACAATGCCGACTGGACCTTTGTTGGAGTCTCTTCCCAAGACGGGCTATTAATGATTAAAAGGCAACTGCTCGAAATCTTTTTATTAGTAGGCATGATTCTTTTTATTATAGCTGCTTTTAGTGTTGCTTTATTTGCAGGACGAATCACGATACCTTTCCAACGTCTAGAAAAAGCAATGCAAAATATCGAGCATGGCTTAAAAGAAATACCAATCGATGAAAAAGGATGCTTTGAGGCACAAAGTTTGGCAAAACATTTCAATAGTATGATTGTGCAAATTGAAAAATTAATGCAGGAAATCACGGAAAAGGAAAAACACTTAAGAGTAACAGAAATTAGTGCGCTTCACAGTCAAATCAACCCTCATTTCTTATACAATACTTTAGATACAATCGTTTGGATGGCAGAATTTAATGACAGTGAGAAGGTCATAGAAATCACAAAAGCACTTGCTCAATTTTTCCGCTTATCGCTTAGTGGCGGGAATGAAATGACAACCGTAGAAAATGAATTGCATCATGTTCGTCAATATTTGTTTATACAAAAAGAGCGTTACGGAGATAAGTTAAATTACAACATTGTCTGTGATCAATCCATCCGAAATGTACGAATGCCCAAAATTCTTTTACAACCAATTGTTGAAAATGCTTTATATCATGGTATTCGAAGTATCCCTCATAATGGACATATTCATATTAGTGCAATAGCGAGTGGTAAAGATGTGGAGCTAATAGTCCGAGACAACGGACAAGGCTTTAACGTTAAACAACTAAGTACGGATACTACCGAGAAGCGAACTAAGCTTGGTGGGGTTGGCATTCAAAATGTAGATCAACGTATTAAGCTATACTATGGTTCTAACTATGGAATTACAATTAATTCAAGCCCAACAATCGGTACGACTGTCACAATTAAAATTCCACAGGAAATAAATTAA
- a CDS encoding response regulator transcription factor: protein MMYKLLVVDDEAIIIKGIRSFVNFEELSISEVFEASNGETALEIFKLHHPDLVLADINMPKMNGLDFAISAKTIKPNVKIAIITGYDYFDYAVTALKAGIDDYVLKPVSKKDIQETLKNLIAKIQATQSQHELSRLVEGILNETNINNDMGYKAKIQKEIDRNIANVDFSLSYLAKKMALSNSYLSSLFKSLYGKNFQDYMLSIRLDRAKIFLLSTDMKVYEVAAAVGFEDPNYFSATFKRKFGISPNQFREKMRE from the coding sequence ATGATGTACAAATTATTAGTGGTCGATGATGAAGCGATTATTATAAAAGGAATTCGCTCATTTGTTAACTTTGAGGAGCTTTCCATTTCGGAAGTATTTGAGGCATCAAATGGAGAGACCGCACTTGAAATTTTCAAACTCCACCATCCTGATCTCGTTTTAGCTGACATTAATATGCCGAAGATGAATGGCCTCGATTTTGCCATTTCAGCAAAAACAATTAAACCGAATGTAAAAATCGCTATTATTACTGGTTATGATTATTTTGATTATGCCGTAACGGCATTAAAGGCGGGCATTGATGATTACGTCTTAAAACCCGTTTCTAAAAAAGACATTCAAGAAACGTTAAAAAATCTGATAGCAAAGATTCAAGCAACACAAAGTCAACATGAGCTATCTCGGCTTGTGGAAGGCATTTTGAATGAAACAAATATAAATAATGACATGGGCTATAAAGCGAAAATACAAAAAGAAATTGACCGCAATATTGCAAACGTCGATTTTTCATTAAGTTATTTAGCAAAAAAAATGGCACTCAGCAATTCTTATTTAAGTAGCTTATTTAAGAGCCTATACGGTAAAAACTTTCAAGATTATATGCTATCAATCCGCTTAGATAGAGCAAAAATTTTTTTGCTTAGTACAGATATGAAAGTGTACGAAGTTGCAGCGGCAGTAGGCTTTGAGGACCCCAATTATTTCAGCGCCACATTCAAGAGGAAATTTGGTATTTCTCCAAATCAATTTAGAGAGAAAATGAGAGAGTAG